AGGATAAGCAAATCATCTTGCCTTTTATAGATTAGGTAGCAAATCAGGGCGTATATGACATTATTTAGCCCCTTTAGACTCTCTACCACTCGCAATGCTTCAGCATTACATTTTCTATAATCAGCGTCATTTCAAACCTTTAATTTTATATTCATTGCAACATTATAACGCAAGGTTGCAAAAAGCATTAAAGATAAAATCTATGATTTGCCAAGCCAAAATTCTTTCCAAAAAATTGTCAAAATTTTTGTATTTCTATATTTTTTCACACTAAATATTTTTTCATTTAGTCGTTTTCTAGGTGAAGTTAGCAAAAGCAAAGTTTTTATATCTCTTTCAAAAATTTTATATATTTCGTTTTTATCACCACCTTGTGCTAAAAATTTATCAAAATGTTCATCGAATCTATATTTTGTATAATCCAAAAGTTTGGTTAAATTATATTTTTTAGCGAGTTTTGCATTTAGCTTAATTCCTTCAAATGCGCTTAAAAGTGCCTTCTTACTTATATCTTTGTGTGGGTTAAAATATAAATATGTCGGCTCTTTTAGCGCATAAAATTGCTTTGCCTTTATCATTGCCTCAACAAAAAATGGCGGGTCCTGAAAGCGACTAAAATGTGGAAATCTTATATCTTTAACCAAATCTTTTGCATAAATAAAACGATAAAATCCATAGTCAAATTGATAACTTTTATAATCCACAAAGCCATCTTGCTTAAAAAAGAATCCATCAGTTTGCCTAGTTGAATCCACTTGATATTTAAACGCCATAGAACCACCACAAATTTGCACCCCTTTTTCTTTGGCGGTGTGATATAAAATTTCTAGCGTATCATTTCTATAAAACCTATCATCACTATCCAAAAATGCAATAAATTCGCCTTTCGCCTTTGCTAATCCTGCGTTTCTAGCTACTCCAGCACCCATATTTGATTGCTCGATTAGATTTATGCGACTATCTTGCCTTGCAAATTCGCGTAAAATCGCTCCCGTGCTATCCGTGCTTCCGTCATTTATGCAAATGATTTCTATATCACTTAGGGTTTGTGCTAAAATAGATTTAAGGCAATTTTCTAAAAATGCTTCACCATTATATATGGGTAAAATAACACTAATTGTTGGTATTTTAGACATTTGCAAAGCCTTTTTTAATCTCAAAATTTCCTAGTTTGAAGTGGATTTCGCCATTTCTGATTCGTAGTCTAAATACGCGCCTACGAAGCTCTTTAAATGGCAATTTCGGCACTTTACCTGCCATAATCGTTTGCACCCATTTTTTGATTTTTGGCTCAAAGTATTTAAATTGTGGATTTTTGTAAAGCGCAAAAACTTCGTGCATTCTTTTAGCGTATATGGCTCTATTTTTGGCATTTTGTTTTTTGAAAAAATCGTAATTGCAAAGCGAAGCACCATAAAAAAACTCCTCTTTCAATTCGTCAATCAAAGAATTTTTTAACAACGCCTCTCTTGCTTGTAGCGTTGCTTCAATGTGTCGCATTAGTTTTTTTGGCTCTGCTTGCATAGAATTACCTTGCCCTAATTCTGTTCTATAATGATAAAGCGGTTCTTTGATAATATACATTTTTGGCACTGTGGCTAAAACCTCCATAGCAAAAGGAAAATCTTGGTAAGCCGCACCTGCCGTTTCATAGAATTTGATATTTTTTACAAAGTTAGCCTTGTAAAGTCCTGTCCATATACTCGCGTGAAAAATAAAAATCTGCTTAAATTCCTCTCGTGGATTAAAGGCATAATTGGGTGCTAGATTTAGGTCTTGATATTTGGGATTATAAGTGTGATTTTTCTCTAGCGAGTGCGAATCATACACAAAAAAGTTGCATTTCACTAGCTCGACATTTGTTTGCTTTGCTTTTGTGTAGAGTTTTTCATACATTGTAGGATTGATAAAATCATCAGATTCGACTATACCGATATATTCACCCCGTGCTTGTGCTATGCCACGATTTACCGCTACGCCATATCCGCCGTTTGACTGTTCGATTAGATTTATGCGACTATCTTGCCTTGCAAATTCGCGTAAAATCGCTCCCGTGCTATCCGTGCTTCCGTCATTTATGCAGATGATTTCTGTATCTTGCAAAGTTTGGCTTACCACGCTTTGCATACATTCGCGGACATATCGCTCGACATTGTAGCAGGGGATTACTATTGATACTTTTGGTTGCATTGTTGCTCCTTATGTTTGATTTTTATGTAATGTTTAAAATAATGCTTGATTTTACGCCACAAGCCTTTGGGCTTTGGCTCTAAAAGCTCGGCGTAAAAATTGCGTGGCGAATCCAAAATCTTTGCTAATTTGCGTCTTTGATGCCACTTAAAGCCACAAGATTTGATTTGGGATTTGCTTAAAAGCGCAAAATCTTTTTGGAATCTATATAGAAATTCTAGCTTTGATTCATCGGCGATTCGCCCGACATTCCACCTATATCCGCAAAATTTTAGATAATGATATAGCCCACTATAAACACTCATAAGGTTTTCTCTCTCCAAAAATCGCGCTATATAGTCATACTCATCGCAAATGCAATACACTTTGCCTTTGTCATTTGATGATGAAGATTCATTATCCGTGCGGTAGCAATAGTGCGCCTTATCTAGCAAGTAAAGCGAATCTGCTAAAATAGTAGTGATAAATGAAAATCCTGTGTCTTGGTAGGACGCGCCTAATGATTCGTTAAATCTAATGTTATGCTTTTTTAAAAATTCGCGCTTAAAAATACTGCTTTGATTCATTTTCCACGCGGTTTTTAGTAGGGCGATTTTGGTTTTTATGGATTTTGGGCTTGAATCTAATCGTGAATCCGAGCGTGAATCAAAAATGAGTTTTTTGCCATAAAAATGCGCATTCTTTACTATGGGCGTATGTGTGAATTTATACGCGTCATTATCCGTGTGGAAGCATAAAATATCGCTTTTAACTATATCGCAATCTTGCGCCTTTGCTATGCTATAAAGTCGCTCAAACATTGTGGGCTTGATGAAATCATCAGATTCGACTATGCCGATATATTCGCCCCGCGCTTTGGCAATGCCTAGATTCATCTGGTAGCCATAGCTTTTGCGCTCGGCTATGATAAAACTAATGCGCGAATCGCTCTTTGCATAATCTTGCAAAATCTGCAGTGTGCCATCAGTGGAGTTTGCATCTACGACTATGATTTCTATATCGCGTAAGAGTTGATTTAGCACGGAGTCTATACACTCTTTGAGATAGTGCGCAGAATTTAGCGTGGGGATAATGATAGAGATTTTGGGGTTATTTTTGTTCATTATTGCAGCTCCTTCTTTGCTAGACTTAACGCCTCACTTATGATTTTATCCATATCAAAGTATTGATACGCGCCAAGTCGTCCGCCAAAGATGATATTTGATTGCTTTTGGGATAAGGCTTTGTATTTGGCATAAAGGGCGGCGTTTTTCTCATCATTGATAGGATAAAACGGCTCTTTGCTTATGTCCCAAGATAGCGGAAACTCAATGCTTAAAATCGTGCTAGGGCTATCCACAAACTCAAAGTGCTTATGCTCAATAATGCGCGTGTATGGAATCTCTAAGTCGGTAAAATTCATAACCGCTACGCCTTGATAGTTCTCACACTCTAAAATCCGCTCCTCAAAGCGCAATGAGCGATATTCTAGCGCACCAAAAGCATAGTCAAAGTAGCTATCAATCGCCCCTGTGAAAATAATCTTTTTGGCGATTTTGTGGAAATACTCTTTATCGCTTAGAAAGTCCGTATTTAGCTCTACTTCGCAATGTGCTAGGAGCTTTTCAAAGATAGGCGTGTAGCCACCTTTGGGAATGCCTTGATATGGGTCGCTAAAATAATTATTGTCATAGATAAATCGCACAGGGATTCGGCGGATAATGCTTGGTGGTAAATCAACACACGCCTTGCCCCACTGCTTTTGTGTGTAGCCTTTGATGAGCTTTTCATAAATGTCATTCCCTACAAGAGAGATTGCTTGTTCTTCTAAATTGCGCGGGGTGTGGGTGATTTTGGCTTTTTGGGATTCGATAATCTCTTTTGCTTGTTGTGGGGTTAGAAAGTTTGGCGTAAGTGGAGTGTGGGAGAAATTTTGCGGAGTTTTAGAATGTGGCGCGTTGTGAGAGTGTATGATTTGCGAATGAAGTGAGTTAGATTTTTGTGAATTGTTAGCGGATTTTATGCCGTGAGTGGTTCTCCCCCCCCCCCAATAATGTGCGTGATATTTTGTGCTTTTGCACCATTGCCAAAAATCTGCGCAAAAGTATTCATATTAAAGGGCAGATTGTAGATTTCGCCTTTATAGTTTGCAAGGGGAGAGTTTATGAAGTGGTTAAACTCGCAAAATTGATTTATGTATTTCCAAATCTCACGCTTTGTGGTGTGGAAAATATGTGCGCCGTATTTGTGGATATTTATGCTTTGTCCGTGCGAATCAAAGCCTTGCGTGTAGCAGTTGCCACCGATATGATTGCGCTTGTCAATCACAAGGCACTTTTTACCTCTTTTACTTGCTTCATAGCCAAAGACTGAGCCAAAAAGCCCAGAGCCTACGATAAGATAGTCATATAGCTTCATTGTGATTTGCACCTCTTAGATTTTGCTACTTTTTAGTCGCCAAATTTCAATCCCGCAATTATAGCCGTTTTTTTTTTTTTTTGGTTTAAATTAAATCAAAAATAAAATCCTTAAAATTCCCTATATTTTTAGATTTTTATCAACTCTTTTTTATTATTATTGTGCAAGATACATTAGCTACAAAAAGGAGCATAAATGCAAAACACCACACCACAAAATCCACCCAAAATCCTAATCATCGGCGGAGGATATGGCGGGCTAAAAGTCGCGCTAGGACTACAAAGAAAGCTAAAATCCCCCGCACACATTACGCTTATATCAAAGCACGACTACCACTACCAAACCACCCTCCTACACAAAGTCGCCATAGGCACGCTAGGCTCGCGCAAAGCTAGAATCTTTTATCGCAAAATCTTAGACCCTCAAAAAGTCGGCTTTATCAAAGACAAAATCATAGAGCTATGCCCACAAGAAAACAAAGTAAAAGGCAATGGCGGAGAGTATCATTACGATTATCTAGTCATCGCACTTGGGTTTAAGCCAGATAGCTTTGGGGTAAAGGGTGTGGATAAGCACACTTATAAGCTATCTTCGCTAAATGCCGCGCTAAAACTTACCAAAAATATTGAAAACAAATTCAAAGAATATACCCACACCAAAAATCAAAAAGACTTAGAAGTGGTTGTTTGTGGCACGGGATTTACAGGGATAGAGTTTACCGCAGAGCTTGCTACACAGCTTGATGAGCTTTGCCTTATTTGTGGGATTGATAGGCGATTGCCAAAGCTTACTTGCATAGGGAGAGCAAAGCAGATTTTGCCTGTGTTTGAGCAAAGTCTAGCCAAAGTAGCGCAAAACAAGCTAGAAAAATACGGCGTAAATGTCCTAACAGGCACAGACATAAAAGAAATCCAAGAGGGCAAAGTAATCGCACAGCGAGATGGCATAGATGTAGAGATAGAGGGCAATACAATCATTTGGAGTGCAGGCGTAAAGGGAAGCGACATCATCGAAAAATCCATAATCCCAAACAAAAAGGGCAGAATCCCTGTAAATGCCCAGCTACAATGCGAGCCATACCCAAATATCTATGTGGTGGGCGATAGCGCACTTGCTACGGACAAAGATGTTATTCACGCGCCCACAGCACAGCTCTCTGCACAGATGGGGGACTATATCGCCGAGCTTCTTATCGCAAAAGTGAAGGGCAAAGAGTTTCAAAAGCCGTTTAAATTTTATCACAGAGGGACGGTGTGCTCTATCGGGCATACTGATGGCGTGGGTGTCGTCTATCACAAAAATGTCAAAGGCGAGTTTGCCGCGTTTATGAAAAACACCATAGAAAATAAATGGCTTTATAGCTTGGGTGGATTTGGAATGGTATTTAAAAAAGGGCAGTTTAGGTATAGGACTAGCAACTAGCTGCGCGTTTTCGTGCTTTTGGATTTGGTGTGGCTAAAAACTTTTCGCGCTTAAAAAGAAATTTATCAAAAACACGCTACAATACGCTACTTTGTTTTGGCAGGCTTTTGTTTTATTTGGCAGATTTTATTTTATTTTGGAAGGTTTCACAAGATGCGCTTAAGACTAAATCATATCGGCTATATCGCCAACAAAATCGCCCTAGAGCTTTACAACGCTAGCTTTGTAACGCTAAATGTCCCACTAGAATCACTATCAAAAGTCGCCCAAGAAATCCTAGAATCTGATACTAAAAAAGAACTTGCTATCGATAAAAAAGCCCAAGAAATCGTAGATGAAAATCAGCAAGAGGTGGATTTTATCCGTGCTGATGAGCGGAGGCTTTTTGGGCTTATCAAGCGACAAATTGCAAATGAAGAGAAGTTTTTGCTTTTTTGGGACGATAGGTATAATGCCCTCTCTCACAAGATTTTGGATACGCTTATCCAAAAGCAATATATCAGCTTCCATATCAGCAACAATCAAGTGAAAAATGTGATTTTCAAAGCGATAGATTCTTTTGCCAAAATGCACGATAGTATCCAAGATGAGGTAATGCAAAAAATCAAAAACTACAAGCGCAAACTACTAGCAGGCACTGATGAATACGAGCTAATCTATGAAAAACTCTATGATGAGGAGCTACGCAAGAAAGGGTTTTTGTAGGATTTTGTGGGTTTGGTGGTTTTGTGGATTTTGGTGGCAGTTTTTTGTAGCATTTTGGCAATGGTTGGTTGCTTTTGGAGAGGTAGTTGAGGGTAGTTATCGTTAGGAGGCTATTTTTGGAATCTTTGTTAAGGAAAACAAGTATGAAAAAAATCTCTACAAAATCACAGAAAAAACAAGTTTGGATATATTGTGCAAATGGTGCGTTTTTTAGTGGGAGGCTTTTTGCAGGGGGTGGCACGAGTGTGGGCGAGCTAGTGTTTAACACCTCTCTTTGTGGATACCAAGAAATCATTACCGACCCGAGCTATGCAGGGCAATTCATTACCTTTTGTATGCCAGAGATTGGGATTGTGGGGACAAATGAGCAAGATTGCGAGAGTAAGGGGGTGTTTTGCAGAGGGGTGCTAGTGCGACATTATGAAGATTTTGTGTCAAATTTTCGCTCTACGCAGAGCTTGGAGAAGTTTTTGGACTCTAAAGGTGTGCTAGGGATATGCGACATAGATACCCGCGCTATCGTAAAAATGCTTCGCAAGGAAGGTGCTATGATGATGATAGCTTCTAGCGAGATAAGCGACAAAGATGAGCTAGCTAGGATTCTATCTAGCTCTACTCCCATAGAGTTAGAAAATCTAATTGAGCAGGTAAGCACCAAGTCGCCTTATACGCACGATGAAGCGGAGTTTGACTTTGCCAAAATGCAATATGCCAAGCCAAAGACACATACCAAAATCATAGTCATAGATTTCGGTGCGAAGCGAAATATCCTAAATGAACTTGCAGAAGTCGGGCTAGAGCCTGAAGTGTGGGGGTATGAGTTTAGCGCGGAGGAGGTTATCACTCGCTTTAGGGAGGGCGAGATTGGCGGGGTGTTTCTCTCAAATGGACCGGGCGACCCTAAGTTTTTACGCCCACAGATTGAGCAAATCAAAAAACTAATAGAAGCAAAAATCCCTATGTTTGGGATTTGTCTAGGGCATCAGCTATTATCAATAGCGCACGGACACCAAACGCATAAGCTAAAATTTGGACATCACGGGGGGAATCACCCTGTGAAAAATCTAACCACCCAAAGCATAGAAATCACTTCCCAAAATCATATCTACTCTGTGCCAGAGTCCATAGCGCAAGTCGCTCATATAACGCACAGAAATCTTTTTGATGATAGTATCGAGGGGGTGCGCTATAAAGATTCGCCGATTTTTTCCCTGCAGCATCACCCAGAGGCAAGCCCCGGTCCAAGAGAATCACGCAGTATTTTTGCGGAATTTGCCACATTGATAAAAGAGCACAAAAAGGCGTAAGGTATCGTAAAATTAGTAAAAACTGATTAGTAAAAATATAAAAAAGTCTCTAGTTTTTTTGTTAAATATTATTTTTGCTACAAATTTTATCTAGGCAGATTTGGATTTTGTCTCGCTTCCCATTCTTGTATTTGCTCAATAAGTGGGGCTATGTCGTAATTTTTGATTTTAGATTCCATTGTGGCTAGGTATTTATCAATATTTTGCGGTGTCAAAATATGCGTCCCATTTGCGATGGCATCAAGTTGCATACTATTCATATCTAAGTAATAATGTGAGTGGTCGCAATAATTTGCGATATTACCCGCATAGTCCAAGTTATCAAAACCATAGATTTTAGCATTTTCTAGATTCGCGACTTTTTGTGTGAGATAGGGCAAAATCTGCCTTACTTCAGCAAAAATCTCTTTGCCATTTCTGCCCTTATGATACACTTCGTTAAACGGAAAAAGAGCATAGAAAAATCGTGGATAAGGCGGAAATATGAGATAAAACTCAATTTGTGGATTTTCTCTAATCGTCTCTAATATGCTCTCTTGCAAATAGATTTTTTGCTCATCAAAATTTAGTCGCTTTGTTTCCTCGCTTTTGGGGCGAAAGTCATTTTTTACATACTCGCTATATTGCTTCGCAGTTTGCTCTTTTTGCCACTCAGTCCAATTTACCATTCCACCAAAATATTTTCGCTCACTTCGATAAGTTTGCGCTATCGTTTCTAAGTCATTTTTATCGCCCACACATTCTGCCTTTTTGCTCCACCTTAAAGCGCATTTGATAAATTTTTTATTCAAATCACGCTTAAATTTTTCTAAAAATAAACCCTCTGTATAAAGGCGCGAATCAACCCGCCAAGAAGTAGAATTTTCCCTATCGCCATTTATCAAAGCAAAATTATCAATCGAAAAAATCACTTGCTTGATATTTTTGCGCTTTAGCGCGTAGTCTAGTAGGATTTTGCGCTCACTAAAATCGCTCCCAGCAAGGCTTAGATTTACCCACTTGCCACCTAGCTTTTGCCCCGCTTCTTTTGCCGAAGTGTTTTCAAGCAACGAAGTGCCTAAAATCACGCTATCAAAGTCCGCGCTATCAATGATTCCTTTTGCTTGAATCCGTATATCGCTATGGTAAGTAGTAGCGCGAAATATAGGCTTATGAAATAACCAAAATGGGTCGTAAATGTATAGCAACGCACACAATGCAAATCCACTAAATACTACCACGCTGACAATCCCAGCAAAGCAAATACTAAAAATTTTGTATTTTTTTGCGCTCATACTCGTCCCCTAAAAATTAAAATACAAAAATGGTGTGTATGCGTTTGAATCAAGTAGATTTGAGAGCATAGCCCAAATGGCTATATAAAAAAGTGCGATAGTTAGCACAAAGCGCGTAAATACCGCACCACCTTTAAGATAAATCTTTTTGTTAAAAATGCGTAGCGCAAGGCGAAATCGCAAATATTGCGTGTCAAAATTTTTCAGCATTTCAAAGCTATTTTTACACGCCAAACACACGATAAATGCGATAATAATATAAAAAATCGTGTCATTTCGCCCACCTATTTGCGCTAGGACTTCAGGCATTCTGTGTAGTTTCTGTGGCAACTCTACCCATACAATACCAAACATTCCTTTGATAAGATTCACCGCACCATTTAGATTTTCGGAGCGGAAAAACACCCAAGCGATATTTATAAAGTTAAATGTGATAAACCAGCAAAGGAATTTATAAAGGCGCGTTTGGGTAAAGCGGAGGAATTTTTGATTTTTTTTCATTGCTAGAAAATAATATTTTATTGTCATTTTGAGACTTTTTAACTTTGTCATTCTGAGCGAAGTGAGCGAAGAATCTCTACTTTGCGTTATTTGTAGAGATACTTCGCTACGCTCAGTATGACAACGCATAATAGATTTTGCAAGCCTTTCTAAAATCCACGAGTAGATTCGATGAATCATCATTGCCACTCCGTGCAACACTCCCCATATCACAAATCCCCACCCAGCTCCGTGCCAAATTCCGCTTAAAAACGCTACAATAAAAAGATTGCGTAAGTTTAGAATCTTACCTACACGATTGCCACCTAGCGGGATATATAAGCATTCGCGCAAAAATCGTCCTAGCGTGATATGCCACCTACGCCAAAACTCTGTAATGTTTAGCGATTTATAAGGCGAATCAAAGTTAAGTGGCAACACTATGCCAAACATTAGGGCAAGTCCCATCGCCATATCGCAGTATCCGCTAAAGTCAAAATATAGCTGAAATGTGTAGCTTATCGAAGTCGCCCAACTTTCTGCTATATTTAGCACTCCGCCTTGCTCTACTACGCCAAATCCTGCATTTGCCCATTTGGCGAAACTATCAGCGATGAAAACTTTTTTGAAAAGCCCAATGCTAAATATAAAAATGCCTTTGGCGAGATATTCATAATTGATTATAGATTGTGCGTTGTCTTTTTGGGAATCTACCCACCCCCTAACCCCCTCCGCAAAGGAGGGGGAATTTTTAGAGTGTGTGTATTCCATTTCGTCATTGCGAGATTCCACAATTCTAGTATTTGTGGTGGTGCTTGTGGAGTTTTTGCTAGATTTTGGGAGTGAGCTAGACTGAAGTGTCTGCGAATTCTCAAAATCTAGCAAATCTGCGCAATGATTACCCAAAGATGAATTGCCCATAGAGGCGAATTGTGGCATCATCTCGCGGTGGTGAACAATCGGTCCCGCAATCAACTGCGGAAAAAAGCTAATAAATAACGCGTAATCCACAAAATCAATGTGTAGATTTTCTCTCAACTCGCCTTTAGTGCGCTTGTAGCAGTCAAACAAAAATGCGATTTGCTGAAAGGTTACAAAGCTAAGTGCAAGTGGGAGCAAAATATGTGGCAGTGGAATATCAAAGTCTAAATGTGCTAGTTTGCTAAAGGTGTTGAAATTTTCTAGCAAAAAGTCTGTGTATTTGAAAAAGCCAAGTAGGGAAAGATTAAAGATAATGCCAAGAATGAAGTAGAATTTTGGGACAAATTCGTCTTTCGGCGATAAATCGTCGAGACTTGCCACTCCCTTCGTCAATTCGCAGAATTTGCGAGTGTAACAAAGCAACCATAGACTCTCAGTCTTATTTCCTTGCTCGTGGCTACGCAACCCCGATTTCTCGCTCGAAATACTAGAATTTGTGCGGTTATTGTTGTGGATTGCTTCGTTCGCTTCGCTCCCTAGCAATGACGAAACATCGGCGTTTGAATCGCGTGAGGCACTAGAATCTAAATAGCGATTCCCCCCCCCCCCCATTAGTTGCGCTAGATTTTAGCACAACTAATGGGTTGTAATTTTTTAGAATGAGTTTTGCCAAAGTGTAATTTATAATAATCGAGCTAAGCAAAATAGGTAAATACGCCACTTTCCAAAACGCATAGAAAAATAGACTAGAAATAATCAAAAATATTTTTGCGATTGTGTAGTGGGATTTGAATTTTGCATTTTTAAGCAAATGAAACACTATCCACACGATAGGTAAAAATATAAAGATGAATGTGAATGAGGAGAAGAGCATTTATGTCCTTATTTTTAAGAAGTTTTTAGTAAAAGTTTTTTTCACAAGATTTTGCAAGAATCATTAAGAATCTTTTTATAGAAAATCTTGTAGATTTTAGCAAGGAATCTTTATAAAAAATCACAAAATCTACATAGGTGTAACGCGCTACATTAAAAGCATAACTAAATCCTACTAAAGCCTTACAAGGAACTCACAGAGCAACAAAAACTATGCAAACAAAAACTACACAAAGAGTAATAAAGCTAAAACAAAACTAAAATAACAAAGCGCAATGATAACAAAAAAAAAAAAACGCAAAAGAATTTGAATACTTCTAAAACGAGTTTTTAGGGAAAAAGCTCTAGAGGGACTTTTAGCACGGTTTTATGCACTTCTGGGATTTTTTTGGCTGTCGCACCACCAAAATCCTCTAGCCCAAGTCCGCCTGCGTGGACATCTTGTGGGAAAAACACCGCTAGCGTTCCTGCGTTTAGAAATAGCTTTGAGCAGTGATTGGGAGTTTTATACACAAGCAAATCTTTTTCTGCATCGTATTTTTCTTCTATCGTGCATTCCCCACTAGGAGCGATGAGAAAATACTCCTGCCCCCGCACGATAAGCTGAAAATCCACAAACTCTTTGTGGCTTTCAAAAAAGGCTTTGGATTCTAGCTTTAGCGGATAGCTTTGCTCTATTGCGTAGATATTTTTGGTGATTTGGATTTTGCTCTCGCCCTTTGTAGATAGGATTCTTTGGTGGATTGGGCTTTTGGGAGTGAGTGCTTCAAGCATATATGGATAGACATATTGGAGTGCTTCAAAGACATTTGGTGGTTCTTCATTCACGCTATTTGGATTGATTTGAGCGCGATTTTCATCGATATTTAGACTATCAAAAAACTCTGGTGCAAAAACCTGCAAAAGCGCACCCGCCTTACCAAATACTGCCATTTTTACCCCTTTATTCACAAAAGATAAGCGCGATAAGCAGGAATACCGCGCTTTTTAGCCTTTCATTGTAGCATTTTTGTTTGTATTTGTGCTAAAGATTTTGCCTAGATTTTGCTAGGCAATCTTTTTTCTACGATTGTCTTTGCAGATTTGTTTTTGCGACTTTTTGCCACCTATTTTGTTGCTATTTCATTTGCGCGGCGACTTCATCAGCGAAGTTTTCAGCTTTTTTTTCTATCCCCTCGCCAAGCTCAAAGCGCGTATATTCTAGGATTTCTATCTCATCGCCTAGCTCTTTTGACTTTTCTTTCACAACTTGTGCAATCGTTTTTTTGTCATCTAGCACAAAAAACTGCCCTAGCAAAGTAAGCCTTTGGTCGATGAGTGTGTTATCTGCGATAAATCTCTCAAGTTGACCTGGGACAATCTTATCCCAAATCGCCTCTGGCTTGCCCTGCTTGGCTAGGTTTTCTTTTATCTTGGATTCTTGCTTTTTTAGCACTTCATCGCTAAGCTGTGCACGCGAGACAAATTCTGGCACATTTTTGAGAGGTTTGCCAAGTCGCTTTAGCTCTTCGTTTTCTTTCTCTATTTCAGCGGCAAGTGCTACGCATTCTTTTTCCAAAAACTCTTTGCTAAACCCACTATAATCAAGCACTGTAGGCTTCATAGCCGCTGCGTGCATACATAGATTTCGCACTAGCTCGGCGATTTTTTCTGCATTTGCGCTGTTTTGGAATCTAGCACTGATAAGCACGCCTACTCGTCCATTGAAATGCACATATCCATTTACAAGTGTGTTTGGCTGTGCTTTTATGCTTTTGATTCTGCGGAGTATGATATTCTCGCCGATTTTTGCGATTTGACTTTTTAGGTAGTCATCAAAGCTACTGGAATCTATCTGTAGATTTTGCAAGTCTTGTGCGTCATTTGCGGAGTTTTCATAGGCGAGCGAAGTGATTTTTGCTACCAAGTCTTTGAAGTTGTCGTTTTTGGCGACAAAATCCGTTTCGCTATTTATCTCTATAAGAGAGGCTTTGGAAAAATCTTTTGCCACTTCCACAGAGATGACACCCTCTGCGGCTACTCTATCAGCTTTTTTTGCA
This genomic stretch from Helicobacter macacae MIT 99-5501 harbors:
- a CDS encoding glycosyltransferase family 2 protein; its protein translation is MSKIPTISVILPIYNGEAFLENCLKSILAQTLSDIEIICINDGSTDSTGAILREFARQDSRINLIEQSNMGAGVARNAGLAKAKGEFIAFLDSDDRFYRNDTLEILYHTAKEKGVQICGGSMAFKYQVDSTRQTDGFFFKQDGFVDYKSYQFDYGFYRFIYAKDLVKDIRFPHFSRFQDPPFFVEAMIKAKQFYALKEPTYLYFNPHKDISKKALLSAFEGIKLNAKLAKKYNLTKLLDYTKYRFDEHFDKFLAQGGDKNEIYKIFERDIKTLLLLTSPRKRLNEKIFSVKKYRNTKILTIFWKEFWLGKS
- a CDS encoding glycosyltransferase family 2 protein, with protein sequence MQPKVSIVIPCYNVERYVRECMQSVVSQTLQDTEIICINDGSTDSTGAILREFARQDSRINLIEQSNGGYGVAVNRGIAQARGEYIGIVESDDFINPTMYEKLYTKAKQTNVELVKCNFFVYDSHSLEKNHTYNPKYQDLNLAPNYAFNPREEFKQIFIFHASIWTGLYKANFVKNIKFYETAGAAYQDFPFAMEVLATVPKMYIIKEPLYHYRTELGQGNSMQAEPKKLMRHIEATLQAREALLKNSLIDELKEEFFYGASLCNYDFFKKQNAKNRAIYAKRMHEVFALYKNPQFKYFEPKIKKWVQTIMAGKVPKLPFKELRRRVFRLRIRNGEIHFKLGNFEIKKGFANV
- a CDS encoding glycosyltransferase produces the protein MNKNNPKISIIIPTLNSAHYLKECIDSVLNQLLRDIEIIVVDANSTDGTLQILQDYAKSDSRISFIIAERKSYGYQMNLGIAKARGEYIGIVESDDFIKPTMFERLYSIAKAQDCDIVKSDILCFHTDNDAYKFTHTPIVKNAHFYGKKLIFDSRSDSRLDSSPKSIKTKIALLKTAWKMNQSSIFKREFLKKHNIRFNESLGASYQDTGFSFITTILADSLYLLDKAHYCYRTDNESSSSNDKGKVYCICDEYDYIARFLERENLMSVYSGLYHYLKFCGYRWNVGRIADESKLEFLYRFQKDFALLSKSQIKSCGFKWHQRRKLAKILDSPRNFYAELLEPKPKGLWRKIKHYFKHYIKIKHKEQQCNQKYQ
- a CDS encoding UDP-galactopyranose/dTDP-fucopyranose mutase family protein, with the translated sequence MKSANNSQKSNSLHSQIIHSHNAPHSKTPQNFSHTPLTPNFLTPQQAKEIIESQKAKITHTPRNLEEQAISLVGNDIYEKLIKGYTQKQWGKACVDLPPSIIRRIPVRFIYDNNYFSDPYQGIPKGGYTPIFEKLLAHCEVELNTDFLSDKEYFHKIAKKIIFTGAIDSYFDYAFGALEYRSLRFEERILECENYQGVAVMNFTDLEIPYTRIIEHKHFEFVDSPSTILSIEFPLSWDISKEPFYPINDEKNAALYAKYKALSQKQSNIIFGGRLGAYQYFDMDKIISEALSLAKKELQ
- a CDS encoding NAD(P)-binding protein — encoded protein: MKLYDYLIVGSGLFGSVFGYEASKRGKKCLVIDKRNHIGGNCYTQGFDSHGQSINIHKYGAHIFHTTKREIWKYINQFCEFNHFINSPLANYKGEIYNLPFNMNTFAQIFGNGAKAQNITHIIGGGGEPLTA
- a CDS encoding NAD(P)/FAD-dependent oxidoreductase, encoding MQNTTPQNPPKILIIGGGYGGLKVALGLQRKLKSPAHITLISKHDYHYQTTLLHKVAIGTLGSRKARIFYRKILDPQKVGFIKDKIIELCPQENKVKGNGGEYHYDYLVIALGFKPDSFGVKGVDKHTYKLSSLNAALKLTKNIENKFKEYTHTKNQKDLEVVVCGTGFTGIEFTAELATQLDELCLICGIDRRLPKLTCIGRAKQILPVFEQSLAKVAQNKLEKYGVNVLTGTDIKEIQEGKVIAQRDGIDVEIEGNTIIWSAGVKGSDIIEKSIIPNKKGRIPVNAQLQCEPYPNIYVVGDSALATDKDVIHAPTAQLSAQMGDYIAELLIAKVKGKEFQKPFKFYHRGTVCSIGHTDGVGVVYHKNVKGEFAAFMKNTIENKWLYSLGGFGMVFKKGQFRYRTSN
- a CDS encoding DUF507 family protein; translation: MRLRLNHIGYIANKIALELYNASFVTLNVPLESLSKVAQEILESDTKKELAIDKKAQEIVDENQQEVDFIRADERRLFGLIKRQIANEEKFLLFWDDRYNALSHKILDTLIQKQYISFHISNNQVKNVIFKAIDSFAKMHDSIQDEVMQKIKNYKRKLLAGTDEYELIYEKLYDEELRKKGFL